taaacaatacattttataaaatatttacatacacgacgtattaattagaatatacatttgaattttgaattattatttagttattataattttttacattttattaatatatatagtatattggactaaatattttaaaatatatgcccGTTTTGTCTCTGTCTTAGTACAATCtaacaaattattgttcaCTATCGACACTatctatatttgtaaattggtTTTGacactttaaaatagttatcaccgaataataataaatataaatataaatataataataatattgagttgAAGACGttgtaatagtaaatacaaatataaaaattattatatagataaatatgttacttccctattatttaataatttataaattagcatAAAGCTTAGGCCCTAAACGATCGGTTAATTTCTCGCCCAAATTATACATGCTCTACTCAGGTAAATTTTGGATTATTCGCCCAAATGAATGATGCCCATGCTAGttgttacaaaattatattaaaaataattatacaataagttaaattattatttaaacataaaaaactttaagatacttgaatatttttaaaataatttatatggcacatatagcatttatattaaaattattaacatttaggtaagtcaaaaataaaatagtaaaatttgaatacaaataatactaatagcaTGAATAGAACTAAATAtggttaactttttatttgtattgaattaaaagTATGGAATTctggtttaaaatgttattactgGTAAGTGATCACATATTTTGAATGTACTGATGATGTCATAACTACTATACGACTTGAATTGCAATGTATAGTATGTGATCGATTtctggtaaaatattattggatcTAGCTTGAACTTTGATGAGTCAAAAGTAGAAATCTCacagtactttttaaaataatcagaaaaaacaaaaaaaaaacattaaataggaAACCTTTCTGTTGTAGTATTGTACAGCAGGTGTCGAGTGCATCTTTTCATTAATTAGGTCATTGTAatggatatgttaaatttaaattcaataatcattCATTGTAAAcgatgaaaaacgattctgagcgaagACAGTAACTTTTTGGTAACCAATATtaccaaacaattatttttaaaacaatattacgattttaacaaatattagtaatttattttcctgatgatttaataaaatattgacaattttcaatttttagctCTTAAAGAATCCACTGAGCGGTctaaattatacctaatttgTTACTATAGAAATCTCACACAAAAATTGgagaattttttctatatgatAAAGTGTCTTCagagagaaaacaaaataaaacaacatacatcataaaatcaatacaaacaTACGAATAGTTGTTAAAATTGGTAACCTTAGTtaccaaaaaatttaaaccacctccGCTTAGAatcgttatttattgtataggtacactgGTTTATTATTCCGGTGTCAAAGTTGAAAGTACAATATGTTAtcgaattgtatattattaatctgaTAAAGTTTGAATAGTGAACAGATGATAATTTTGCATAAGTATatgaattaatacaaaaaaaaaaaaacattaacttaattgTGATGAATATAGCGAGtatctaaatcaaaatatgtttgaaaaaaaaatccggtaaaatttgagattttttttaaatatatcattaacttTTCAAGTAACTTATAGATACACActataaagattattatttaatatatatgtatattattgcatagtatataagttatataaagtttattgtaaataactaatttggTCAAAAACAAGTGGTGatcgtgtaaaaaatatattttttaaaagactaAGAAGTTCATCGGCCACCAAAAATTAGGTATTGATTTgatgcatttaaataataaatttttgttatttagttAAGTGCAGggagattataaaaaatcatattaaaatagatataatatgttatgtgaGTATGTGACTTAAGggaaatattaagtataaactaCACTAGAAGACTGTTTTCACtctgaaatataattgtaaattgtactaaaggagtatagtatattaataaatgccaaattgttttaagtattaaataccataatagttaatttagcTTATACGTAAAGTAAaccattttgatttttaagtcatattaattataagaatttaaaatagttttaaactatatttcatGTCAGTATACGTAGTTGATCGTGTAGAAAAATGCTTACCGGCTATTAAATCTTTCTGGATTTTTTTCTCGAGCTTTATGAAAGGCAAGGCATAAATCAGCATCAATGCCAAtgccaaaataattattcataacaaaaatttgaGTGTTATCTTCACTCATtcctataatacaattaataacaaatatattaatataatacatattatatatacgtcatacatattatacacctataatatacgtataaacttACCAACTGAATTAGGCACATGAATTGGTCGACCATCCGCTCTATCTTCATGGTGAATAACCACTGTCCATCTATCTAATCTAATTTTTTCTGCTTCAATGACATCctctaataaatgtataggttCGTCCGAACCATTGTACCCGGCTCCCCATTTAAGTACACGAGCTAAATCATTGCCAGTTCCTAATGGAACAATAGCACATGGCGGTGATGAACATTCACTGTCTTGGCCTACGTTATCCAAACACTGAAGCACCCAGCCAATCGTACCATCGCCACCACAAACTAAGATTTTGTAATCTCTAATATGTCTGAACACATacaacctaaaaataaaatttttatgactaggatacaaaatatattatttaatctattattatttagtcaaatcctaattttttaatttattagtcttataaattatttatgaaccaACACATAATCAAATTGAATAATGTGCATTAGCTTTATAtggtgataaaataattttgttatataattagtaatattttattaccgtgaacaatatattatcgacacagtttatttatgtttattttataatgatgaatACAAACTACAGAGGATTCagctatgtattataacaaattacaatattaggtcatataataaataaatatttaaaaaggttGGTGAACCACCAGCAATAAATAATGGATATTCtgttgaatttgaattcaatggtgtatacgaaaaacgattctgagcggagatgAGTTTTCAGTCTAATATGTCACTAAgaatatttcacattttttttatattactattggtaatttattttatcagtagTATTAGAGTAAGTTGATCaaattttttctgaaaacatTGCATTGATTAGATTATTAGTACTTAGTAGGTAGTTAAAAGGAgtctacattttttgaaagttATACACtgtatggaaaataataatataagcactTGGTGAAAATGTAGTTTTCATAGTTATCCATTTcagaattataacaaaataaagaaattcattttatcaaaaactaattttactcctaggtttttcttaattttttttgggtTTATcctcgttttattttttaaagtactggaatttttaagtatcaaCTAAATCCAATTTTATACCAGAAATTTCCTCTTTACCCCAGATgaaaaattgaagatttttTACTGTCTTAAAGAGGATGACAGACAcacaaaaaacatacattattgtaaaatcaatacattctatcgttccgctcagaatctaaaataaagtatgcaaataattgtaaaaatatattcatgaaaatattataacccaaaataacctaaaataaataatttaatttcaaattaatcatgctataattttaaattacacttaattgttattaataaataaatatttgtaatacccAGGAAGTGGTCCGCCGTTTCCCAAATCGAAAACTTGATAAGGATTAAGCAGCTTTCGGAAACTAGATATCAAGCTCAAACCTTGGCAACCCCCTGATTTGACATTtacaaatactaataatgGTTGTGTTTCTGCTGGTACCATTACTGGGTCAATGTTCGGCAATAGCATAACTAACAGATGTTTGTGTTCATATTCTGCGCCTCTAAGAAGATACATTGCGTTTACAGCAATTTTAGTGTCATTGTACATAATTACCAACGAACCATATTCGTAATAAATTGGTCCAATAGTTTCAAATCtacaatctataaaaaaataaaacataatttgaaaatatattttttccccATCCCCTATTAGGTTATaagaattaacattaattacctCCTCCTAAAAAtgtcatcaaaatattttcgtatGTTCGCTGAGATAAATTTGTCGGTAAATTTCCAACAAATAAAGCAATATTAGGTCCATGAGGGTCTTGCTTTAGTTGCAAATAGAACCGCATTAATTCCATTTGTCGAAGAGATTCTTgcccaatattttttattatatctaatggtttttcatcaaaatctAGTACTCGTTCCGtcactttaaaatagtaaataaattataaaatagtgaaataataattgcgtTTTGCTGAAGCTTGGAAATATACCTCCATGTTCCAATAAAAGCTGACTGAGTCTATAGTCTGTTGAATTGTGTGAAGTAAAGCCGAAACGAGCCAAAGATTCAACGATCAGATCTTTAGCCGTAGTTTGTCGATCGACAGAAACTACGCAAAATGGTATATCAGTCTGTAGGCGCCCAGGATAAACTCTTACCAAACCACCGTGACTGTcttgtctaaaataatattttaataaatagtaaataaattaaattctagtATCAAATTAACTAACTTTAGACGAAGAAAAACAGCTGGCTTCTTGCCTCCTAATCTAGTAACGTTATTTATTGGATTAGGGTCCTCCAGTATTGGTTCGTTTAAGCCATACGCGTCAGtcaaataaaagttttctaaaattataaaacaaataatttattaaaataactaacaaaaccaaaaaattatagtgCAGTATTATAGGATATGTATAAACATCGTATATTACGTATGTTTTTGTCAAAAGCACAGTTACAAATGTCTAAGGatttttgaaagaaaaatgGTATTAAGAACGATTAAAAATGGTAAGGAAAtcgataaaagtataatttatcgatGCAAGAAATAAGCGGAGTACAATAAGGAGCGTATAACTCTTGAGTGGTTTGAGCCTGTTTGACAAACGGATGGAAACtcgttgataataataactataactatatatatggAAAAATTTTAGGAAGAAGATCCGGACGTACTGCCCTTACTGGGAAAAGCAGTAactacaaaaatcaaatttttgggaaattgaactttttttaattaattgaaaactttaAGTACACCTTTTAACTGAAATAGATGAAAATTTATGctagaaattcaaaaatgctATTAGTtttgtgataaataaattatttttaacaattttcacataatattacagttacTTCTTTTCTCTTTAGCATTACtcacattatatcatatagtgGTGCAATGTATAAAACgcaatatatcaatatcatattatttatccttTTTTCTACCATTTGACTTTTATGACTCTTTATTCGTTTGCATTGTTATATTGGCATTAcatttgattgttttatttttaactgtctctttaataattatactagatTTAGCAaggtttaataactttttggcTCAGTTTGATGGGGccgacataataattataatttatttataaatgtaattatttagaataataataattcaaataaatatattaaaaaataataattaaacatacattttacttcCGTAATATTATGCCAAGTTATCATTAGATACTTAGATAGACAAAAACAAGTTACGACAGTTGCGCggcaaatgataataataaagttagtatattactagaaaaaaataaaaacatttaatattttgatcctAACGGTAAACGCAGTAATTTCAATGCGCATACTGCTTTTAATTGTAGGAATTGTTAATTACTGCGTTTTTCTCTATGAAAAGTACGATTTTTGTAGATGTATTGTAGTTACGACTTTTTTTAGTTGCATTTAAAGCCACTAGACGTCAATTTTTGCGTATTTaacctttataaaattatactcagAATAATCTCATTAACAATATGACATCAAAAcatcatttttgatatttttgtagttaCTGCAGTAACAGGGCAGCGTAGATGGCTATTACAGTATAGGGGGGACATAATATGGAAGGAAATATACACGACACAAGTGATAGACTGATAGTAGAGTAATAACTGGTTTTAAAGAggcaaacattttatgaagtgaaaaaaataatttatgaaatattttttcatacaagatacttctgaaaattaaaataattatttcactcatattaaaaaaaaatatttttttttacatctactataggtatttataaaatgtttagttatttcattatttatacaaatacctatgtaattatatttacacactaaaacaattttatcttgTAGCTGGTTGcagattattttacaaataataatgttactcGTATTCATAATGATTACCTGCAGATTGAGAGATGTTTAATGATTGAAGTATTGTAGAAATGAGCGTCTCGGTTTTTACTGCTTTTGGAACTTTCACCGTAAAACTTCTATGTTTAAGATATGACGCGTCACCGTCATATACTTTAACAAATTCTACATAAAAAATCGTgtgtaacattaaatataaaatatatctagactacttagtagttagtataattaataatgtatgtgtaCCCCAAGTTTCCTACAAGAGGGACAGAAGAGGGATGAACTTGGAATAGGGCCCGAATATTTTAGGAGTCCGTTgaaatttgtcatttttaaaattttgatatgtGAATTAACCTAAAAATTATCGTATATGGGACATCTACATTGCTTGTAatgaattataactatttttgattaaaattattagatttatatatcTACTACTTAACTCCTATAGGCTAGAATTGATCAGTATATTGCACTGTACTGCTTTTTTTTGACTGAATCATTCGAatctgaattatttaaataatattgtaacttgtaataaaaaatacattattattctcaAAATTCtcgatgaattaataatttatggaacattttattattggaaGATTTGTATAGGGCccgcaaaaatatttagtataggtTACAACCTAGAAATGAAGAGGggcctgtaatattataccttcATTTTTATCTTCTTTAGATTTTTCAAGTTCATACATTTCCTCCTCTTCAATGTCTTTAGTTTTACTTTCACcactattaaattcaattgaaATACTTCGagctaataaacataataactatcagttaatttattatcattattattattttcgaatcCATCTTACGAGTAGCTTTTTCTTTTCTTCGCACTTGTACACCAATAATTGACTCCATTGGCACTTCAGTCCGTGGAATGCTAACTGCGTGTGGTGGTAAATATATTGGACCCAGTATACCGAAATCACATTCGTAAGGTATTTGACTACGACATGTTGCATGAGCCTGTACATTTAGAAAGAAAACGTAtggcatattatgtacattaatacaatttaagtctaaatagattttttgataataataagtaaattgtgtaattaaaatatttttatataataaattaatttatgtaatcaaGTAGTatctaagtatataatatactgtacacTAAAgtgattagtatttattaaatgaataagttacttttatttttgaacatgTACCacctatattacctatactaaCAATCGACCTAGTACCTTATATTCTTGTTGATCCAAGATATTATCTGGTTTACTAAAAccccaaaaatataaataaaaatatatttttttttattattttaaaactataatagacATGTttgaaattagtaattatgatt
This sequence is a window from Rhopalosiphum maidis isolate BTI-1 chromosome 1, ASM367621v3, whole genome shotgun sequence. Protein-coding genes within it:
- the LOC113553439 gene encoding diacylglycerol kinase theta; the encoded protein is MADCRGHVFTKKTFHLPAYCHNCTNLLWGVVTQGNFCTVCNYIAHESCLKKPGISPCHSLAASLIKNPVSHCWSEPVRIRNQRCCNVCRKRIDGRTFSVTCEICHYYTHVDCIPSAVADCKETATYHPGKLLDSVHHEHHWREGNLRPGAVCYACAKPCWTTDCLAGFRCEWCGITAHATCRSQIPYECDFGILGPIYLPPHAVSIPRTEVPMESIIGVQVRRKEKATPRSISIEFNSGESKTKDIEEEEMYELEKSKEDKNEEFVKVYDGDASYLKHRSFTVKVPKAVKTETLISTILQSLNISQSAENFYLTDAYGLNEPILEDPNPINNVTRLGGKKPAVFLRLKQDSHGGLVRVYPGRLQTDIPFCVVSVDRQTTAKDLIVESLARFGFTSHNSTDYRLSQLLLEHGVTERVLDFDEKPLDIIKNIGQESLRQMELMRFYLQLKQDPHGPNIALFVGNLPTNLSQRTYENILMTFLGGDCRFETIGPIYYEYGSLVIMYNDTKIAVNAMYLLRGAEYEHKHLLVMLLPNIDPVMVPAETQPLLVFVNVKSGGCQGLSLISSFRKLLNPYQVFDLGNGGPLPGLYVFRHIRDYKILVCGGDGTIGWVLQCLDNVGQDSECSSPPCAIVPLGTGNDLARVLKWGAGYNGSDEPIHLLEDVIEAEKIRLDRWTVVIHHEDRADGRPIHVPNSVGMSEDNTQIFVMNNYFGIGIDADLCLAFHKAREKNPERFNSRIGNKIEYLNVGLRKIIHPPCKNLQHGVRLEVDGKLVVLPQLEGLIILNILSWGSGAKPWGRNCNEEQFSTPNHWDGMLEVVAVSGVVHLGQIQTGLRYAKRISQGGHVKIHLTNEVPVQIDGEPWVQGPGELVILKSALKATMLKKVKRTERKQTSRTRAVRYMANLQAVASVNGSENE